The Helianthus annuus cultivar XRQ/B chromosome 16, HanXRQr2.0-SUNRISE, whole genome shotgun sequence genome includes a window with the following:
- the LOC110919329 gene encoding uncharacterized protein LOC110919329 translates to MEKLLACYGVTHHLSTAYHPQTSGQVENANRGIKRILEKTVGKNRKDWSDKLDDALWAFRTAYKTPLGTTPFMIVYGKACHLPVELEHRALWALKSVNLDMTEAARKRFFQIHELEELRDTAYARSLGIKEKTKLLHDRRLRKVKEFSKGDKVLLYNSKLKLFAGKLKSKWSGPYMVHYVFPHGAVEIMDDTDGRSWTVNGHRLKHYIGGAINKDEREETPLEIPPKAAN, encoded by the coding sequence ATGGAGAAATTGCTTGCATGCTACGGTGTCACTCATCATTTGTctaccgcatatcatccacaaacaagtGGACAAGTGGAGAATGCGAATCGCGGTATTAAACGAATCTTAGAGAAAACAGTGGGTAAAAATAGGAAAGATTGGTCCGACAAGCtagacgatgcattgtgggcgTTTAGAACCGCCTACAAGACACCTTTAGGAACCACACCATTTATGATCGTCTACGGAAAAGCTTGTCACCTTCCCGTAGAGTTAGAGCATAGAGCGCTTTGGGCATTGAAATCCGTTAATTTAGACATGACCGAAGCCGCTAGGAAGCGATTCTTTCAAATTCATGAGCTTGAGGAGCTTAGGGATACGGCGTATGCTCGATCGTTGGGAATCAAAGAGAAAACGAAATTGTTACATGATAGAAGGTTGAGAAAAGTGAAGGAGTTTAGCAAAGGCGACAAGGTGCTTCTTTATAATTCAAAGTTGAAGCTTTTTGCGGGTAAGTTGAAATCAAAGTGGTCGGGACCTTATATGGTTCATTACGTGTTTCCGCATGGAGCGGTGGAGATCATGGATGATACGGATGGCCGTAGTTGGACGGTGAACGGCCACCGTTTGAAACACTACATTGGAGGAGCGATAAACAAGGACGAGAGGGAGGAAACTCCTCTCGAAATCCCACCTAAAGCCGCCAATTAG
- the LOC118488180 gene encoding uncharacterized protein LOC118488180, producing the protein MSRELKEIKAKVDKCEYCRGGHDTSACPLLVGEEQVDFVGGFGRGQPSGFAQNTNRGQGSLFGWGSNGHFNKGFNRQVKDGGSNNQGQTGQGPSFDLGGSIERMEAMMSQLVVRDQTTQKTLSEHDLMLKNHQASFQDLQRVVGDMSRKLEERLPGQFAGNTQPNPNAHAKAITTRSGKTVGNPSVEERIVDEDGDIIDEVIEMEAPRKVQKRLSPVSTAQPGESQVEKKVEKTPIDVRPSPLVNHSYILFPSRLKNQKYSREYGQFLDIFKQLKINLPFIEALQSMPKYAKFLKDLLRNKEKLGELSNVLLNGGCSTVVLNKLTDPRIFTIP; encoded by the exons ATGTCTAGGGAACTTAAGGAAATTAAGGCTAAAGTAGACAAATGTGAGTATTGCCGAGGGGGACACGACACGAGTGCGTGCCCATTGTTAGTTGGAGAGGAGCAAGTTGATTTTGTAGGAGGTTTTGGTAGAGGTCAACCTAGCGGgtttg ctcaaaataCCAATAGGGGTCAGGGTTCACTTTTTGGTTGGGGTTCAAATGGGCATTTCAACAAAGGGTTCAATAGGCAGGTCAAAGATGGGGGGTCAAATAATCAGGGTCAAACAGGTCAAGGTCCAAGTTTTGATTTAGGGGGTAGCATAGAAAGAATGGAGGCTATGATGAGCCAGCTAGTTGTTAGGGACCAAACCACTCAAAAGACCCTTAGTGAACATGACCTCATGCTTAAGAACCATCAAGCCTCCTTCCAAGACCTCCAAAGGGTCGTAGGTGATATGTCTAGGAAGCTAGAAGAGAGATTACCCGGTCAGTTTGCGGGTAACACCCAACCGAACCCTAATGCCCATGCTAAAGCCATTACCACCCGTAGTGGCAAAACCGTAGGGAACCCGAGTGTAGAGGAGAGAATAGTCGATGAGGATGGAGATATTATTGATGAAGTGATCGAGATGGAGGCTCCCCGCAAAGTGCAAAAGAGGCTAAGCCCAGTAAGTACCGCACAACCTGGTGAGTCtcaagttgagaagaaagttgagaAAACCCCTATAGACGTTAGACCTTCACCTTTAGTAAACCATTCGTATATTCTGTTTCCCTCACGTCTTAAGAACCAAAAATACTCAAGGGAATACGGGCAATTCTTAGACATCTTCAAGCAATTGAAGATTAATCTTCCGTTTATCGAGGCACTTCAATCGATGCCTAAATACGCGAAATTCTTGAAAGATCTTCTTAGGAACAAAGAGAAGTTGGGGGAGTTGTCGAACGTTCTGTTGAATGGAGGGTGTTCCACCGTTGTGTTAAATAAGCTTACCGATCCCCGTATTTTTACCATTCCTTGA